The nucleotide sequence CAAATGCATATGTAAAATTTTCTCAACGACTTACAAATTATTCTAAACATGCAAACTACCAATTTGACTCTAATCTAAAggttaaacattttttttattacacAGATTtataacataaatttttttaaaatacaatCACACAACATACATAATATAATTGAGAGGCATTTCTTTCTGAAACCAATTAAAAGGACCCAAATGACATAATGAAACCACAAATCAAAAGCATTTGCATAACTAGATACACAGATTATCAAAATTCAACACACAATATATGAATCAGCTGGAGCAACTAGGCTCTCCATTAGAAACCAAATATGTAGTTAAACTATTTAAAGCAAGGTTCATTTTTATTGTTTCCCTTTATGTTTACTCAGGTGTTTCACTACtcattttgactaaatcaatgaCAATGTTACATATTTAACTCCACAATTATGAATATCTAGATTTAGATGTAAAATAAAATGGATAGTGGataatcagaaataaaaaatggataataaaaaaattgaaattaaatcagaaataaaaaattaacatactaaataaattaaacacaaattttattattaaaacttGTGGATCTATTGAATCAAAAGTTATAATCAAAAccctaaaataataagaattggAAACGATGCTAAGAAGAGTTTATGTGAACTGTAGGATCGAAGCAGAACATAGAGAAGCGtggaaaaaagaagaaagcaatGAGTGAAGTTAGCCCAATCgaagagaaagaaaatgaggTGCATGCaataaaagagaagaaaccacgattaaaagaaaagatttttagcGCGATGAAAAAACTTCTAAACACGTTGTATTGTCTTTGAATCCTACTGCATCTTTATATGTTTATTTCTATAATTGTATTTTCTACTAGTGAAAATGACTGAACTGGTGACTAAAAAGTAAAAAGtagtgtataaataatatttttctatttcttatcACTTATCTTGAATAACATTCATAACTAGaccattttataaaaattttataaaactttTTCCAAACACATGGAAGACTTTCCGAAGCATtttaaagagaagaaaaaagaaagaaagaaaacggAACCTATAAAGTTGGCGCTCCTCTCCTGGAGTGAAGAATAATGCGGAAACATATTGCGTTGAAAGCAACATGATCATCTTCCTATCACTGCTTCATTCATCTCCAACGACATTCATCAACTTTCTGACGTCATCTTTTCCTTGTCTTCAGTATGTCCTTCCAAACTCAGACCTCTCTTTACTCGTCACTTCTATCTTTAATAACTTCCACCCTTCCATTTTGGAGCAAAAGTCAACAAGTCAACCATTTCCTGTAAAaaatcttctcctccttcttcgttTTGCTTCAGAGTAAGCTTAGGTACTCAGTTTCTCTAATTTCACTATTCCTCCATAATCATGCACCTTGCAACTGTTGATGATTTTCTCCTCCAACCGCTTTTCACGCGTTATGTATCTGCTTCGTTGAACCTAATCCTATTAATTGCGCTGCTTGTGTCATGGATATGGGAGAAAGTTCATGCGAATGTGAACCATAGAGAAAACAATGAAAGAATTCGATTACGTAGTGGTGGATTCTTGTACTTCAAACAAGGTCCACTTTGTAGCTTAGCTATTTGTGTGTTCTACCTTATGCTGTGCTTGCTAACCTACTTTTACTTGTATAAAAATGATGGTGGTACTGGTTCCTCAAACGAAGTTGTTGTTGCAATTTCTGATTTTGCTCTTAGATCACTTGCTTGGGCTGTTGTTTGTGGCTATTTGCAATTTGGAAGCTCCGGTTCTTGGGGACCTTTCTCCTCAAGAAACTTGAGGATTTGTTGCTGGGTGTATGCTGTTGTTTCCTTTTGTTGCATTGTAATAGACTTTATAATCTATGAAAAGCAAGCTTTCTTGCCGATTATGTATCCTGTTTCCGATATAAGTGGTTTTATTAGTGCTTTATTTCTGTGTTATTTGGGGTTTTCCGGAAACCATGTTGTTAAGAATGCCCCTCTTGAAGAAGCCCTTTTGAATGATGAATCTTTGGTGAGGAACGGTTGTAATCGCAATAAAACCAGAGGAGATGGAAATTCGTCGAGCTATTACAATGCTGGATTCTTTAGTTTTCTTACATTCTCTTGGTTGAGTCCATTGATATCTCTAGGCAATAACAAGGCTTTAGATATCGAGGATCTTCCTGTTCTTCATATCAATGATAGTGCCTATGGGGCTTTTCCAAATCTTAGAGATAAGCTTGAGTCACAATGTGGTGATGATGGGAAAGTAACCACTTTTAAGTTGGTTAAGGCAATGTTCGTGTCAACATGGCAGCTGATCTTACTGTCAGCCTTGTTTGCAATCTTGTACACTTGTGCTTCTTATGTTGGTCCTTATTTGATTGATTTCCTTGTTCAATACCTCAATGGGGAGCAAATGTTTGAAAACGAAGGCTATGTTTTGGTATTGGCATTTGCTGTTGGTAAGTTTGTGGAGTGCCTCTCGCAGAGACATTCCATGTTCAGGTTCCAGCAGATTGGAGTTAGGATACAATCAATGTTGGTGGGGACGATCTATGCTAAAGGTTTGAAGCTTTCGTGTAAATCGAAGGATGCTCATAGTAGCGGAGAAATCGTTAACTTGTTGACTGTCGATGCTTCAAGGATTGGTGAATTTTGTTGGTACATGCATGATCCATGGATGGCTGTTTTGCAAGTTGCTTTGGCCTTGTTGATTCTGTATCGGAGTGTTGGGCTTGCTTCAATTGCTGCTTTTGTTGCCACCGTAATTGTGATGTTGCTAAACCTGCCAGTGGCATCATTGCAAGAAAAATACCAAAATAAGTTAATGGAGTTCAAAGACAAACGAATGAAGTCAACATCTGAGATCTTAAAGAATATGAGGATTCTGAAACTGCAAGCATGGGAGATGAAGTTCTTAGAGAAGATCATTCAGCTTAGGAAGGCTGAGGAGATATGGCTAAAGAAATTTGTCATTGGTTCAGTGATTATTAGATTTCTCTTCTTTAATGCCCCCTCTTTTGTTGCTGTGGTTACTTTTGGTACATGTGTTCTTATGGGCATACCACTTGAATCAGGGAAGATCTTATCTGCACTCGCAACTTTCCGAATTCTTCAAATTCCCATATATAGCCTCCCTGACACAATTTCAATGATAGCACAAACTAAGGTCTCACTTGATAGGATCACATCATTTCTTTGTCTAGATGACTTGCAAGCCAATGCAGTAGAGAAACTTCCCCATGGTAGTTCTGATTTAGCAGTTGAAGTTATAGATGGAAATTTCTCATGGGATTCCTCTTCCTCTAGTACTAATCTGGCGAACATAAATCTCAAAGTTTTTCATGGCATGAGGGTTGCTGTTTGTGGCACTGTTGGATCTGGCAAGTCAAGTTTACTTTCTTGTGTGATTGGTGAAGTCCCAAAGCTATCTGGGACCATTAAAGTGTGTGGAACAAAGGCTTATGTTTCTCAGTCGCCATGGATACAAAGTGGTAAGATAGAAGATAACATACTATTTGGCAAAGAGATGGACAGGGAAAAGTATGAGAAGGTACTAGAAGCATGTTCCTTAACAAAAGACCTCGAGGTTCTATCATTTGGTGACCAGACTATTGTTGGTGAGAAAGGAATCAATTTGAGTGGTGGACAGAAGCAAAGATTACAAATAGCTCGCGCTCTTTACCAAGATGCTGATATATACCTGTTTGATGACCCTTTCAGTGCTGTGGATGCTCATACAGGATCTCATCTTTTTAAGGTCTTATGTTTCTATACTTTGAATTCTTTTGCTTTTAGTGCAATTATTTCTAATCTCCGTATAAATTCTTTCATTGTTGCTTGCATTGTTGATCAAGTAGAAATTTCTGAAATATTGATCATATGTTTACTTGAAATATACGGATGGAGTGAGACAAGAATTGTGTTTTGGATGAATTCCTTGAGAGAATCTCTCAGTGTCAATAtatacctatatatatatatatatataggtacaGAAATAAAATCCCTTAATACTAGGAGATATGATAGAATCAGATCCCTTAATACTAGGAGATCTAACAGAATCAGATGTATAAGTTGGAGCATATAAATCATATGCACCAAACTTGTTACATATGTATTGTATCCGAGGACTCCGGATAGCTTTGGTGAAAATATCTGCAAGTTGATCGTTGGAGTTGACAAAGGCTGTTACTATTTTCCCACTTTGCAACTTCTCCCTTATGAAATGGCAATCAATCTCTATGTGCTTGGTCCGTTCATGAAATATAGGGTTGGAAGCAATATGTAAGGCAGCTTGATTATCGCACACCAGTTCCATCTTACTTGGCTCACAAAACTTAAGTTCCTTAACTAATTGCTTCAACCATATAAGTTCACATGTGGCAAGTGTCATAGCTCTATATTTAGCTTCCGCAGTAGATCTTGCTACAACATtttgcttcttactcttccaaGATATCAAGTTTCCACCAATAAAAACACAATAACTAGATGTAGAACGTCTATCAGATGGAGATTCTACCCAATCTGCATCAGTATACCCAACAATCTGGTTATGTCCTTTATCTTCATACAACAAACCTTTTCCTGGAGCACCTTTGATATATCTAAGGACTCTAACAGCTGCGTCCCAATGACTATCGCATGGGGAGTCAAGAAACTGACTTAGGATACTTGTGGCAAATGAAATATCTGACCGAGTGACTGTCAAATAATTCAATCGGCCAATTAATTTACGATATCTACCAGGATCTGCAAGAGGTTCTCCTTGATCTGGActaagttttgtgttgggatCCATTGGTGTATCTACAGGTCTAGAATCCAACATTCCAGTTTCTTCAAGAATATCCAGAGCATATTTCCTCTGTGAGATACAGATCCCAGCATTAGATTGTGCCACTTCAATTCCTAGGAAATATTTTAACTTTCCCATATCTTTAGTCTGAAAGTGATCAAACAAGTGCTGTTTTAACTGAGTGATTCCCTCATGATCATCTCCAGTAATgacaatatcatccacataaacaaCC is from Arachis ipaensis cultivar K30076 chromosome B01, Araip1.1, whole genome shotgun sequence and encodes:
- the LOC107619541 gene encoding ABC transporter C family member 3 is translated as MHLATVDDFLLQPLFTRYVSASLNLILLIALLVSWIWEKVHANVNHRENNERIRLRSGGFLYFKQGPLCSLAICVFYLMLCLLTYFYLYKNDGGTGSSNEVVVAISDFALRSLAWAVVCGYLQFGSSGSWGPFSSRNLRICCWVYAVVSFCCIVIDFIIYEKQAFLPIMYPVSDISGFISALFLCYLGFSGNHVVKNAPLEEALLNDESLVRNGCNRNKTRGDGNSSSYYNAGFFSFLTFSWLSPLISLGNNKALDIEDLPVLHINDSAYGAFPNLRDKLESQCGDDGKVTTFKLVKAMFVSTWQLILLSALFAILYTCASYVGPYLIDFLVQYLNGEQMFENEGYVLVLAFAVGKFVECLSQRHSMFRFQQIGVRIQSMLVGTIYAKGLKLSCKSKDAHSSGEIVNLLTVDASRIGEFCWYMHDPWMAVLQVALALLILYRSVGLASIAAFVATVIVMLLNLPVASLQEKYQNKLMEFKDKRMKSTSEILKNMRILKLQAWEMKFLEKIIQLRKAEEIWLKKFVIGSVIIRFLFFNAPSFVAVVTFGTCVLMGIPLESGKILSALATFRILQIPIYSLPDTISMIAQTKVSLDRITSFLCLDDLQANAVEKLPHGSSDLAVEVIDGNFSWDSSSSSTNLANINLKVFHGMRVAVCGTVGSGKSSLLSCVIGEVPKLSGTIKVCGTKAYVSQSPWIQSGKIEDNILFGKEMDREKYEKVLEACSLTKDLEVLSFGDQTIVGEKGINLSGGQKQRLQIARALYQDADIYLFDDPFSAVDAHTGSHLFKECILGLLQTKTVIYITHQIEFLPDADLILVMKDGRITQSGKYNDILKSGTDFMELVGAHQEALSSIKSLERRTSSKSLERRLSSKSFERSPTSKTLGLTVEDSDSLSSFGEQDLENIDDQNGKPDEIVDKKGQLVQDEEREKGRVEFKVYWKYMTTAYGGVLVPFILLSQILTVALNVASNYWMTLATPVSATAEPAVGSVMLMAVYAALAIGSSIGNLVRTMLTVISGYVTATILFNKLHMCLFRAPMSFFDATPSGRILNRASTDQSAIDIDIPSVLWAVTFNLAFVVGSIAVMSQAAWQVFIVFIPVVAACIWYQQYYSASARELARLVGICQAPVIQHFSETISGSTTIRAFEQESRFGNVNMKLTDRYSLPKMFSAIAMEWLCFRLDILSSITFAFCLIFLVSFPNAITPGIAGLAVTYGLNLNSQVVYIVWYLCNLENKIISVERIFQYTSIPSEPLLVIEDNQPDPSWPPFGEVHIQELQVRYAPHLPLVLRGLTCTFASGAKNGIVGRTGSGKTTLVQTLFRLVEPVAGKILIDSINISSIGIHDLRSKLSIIPQDPTMFEGTIRNNLDPLEEYTDEQIWEALDMCQLGDEVRKKEEKLDSIVTENGENWSMGQRQLVCLGRVLLKKSKILVLDEATASVDTATDNIIQQTVKQNFSDCTIITIAHRITSILDSDMVLFLNQGLIEEYDSPKKLLKNKSSALAQLVEEYTRRSNSGFES